One stretch of Astatotilapia calliptera chromosome 3, fAstCal1.2, whole genome shotgun sequence DNA includes these proteins:
- the rbp4 gene encoding retinol-binding protein 4, giving the protein MLRYVVALSLLALSWAQDCQVANINVMQNFDKTRYAGTWYAVGKKDPEGLFLLDNVVAQINIEEDGKMTATAQGRVIILNNWEMCAHMFATFEETADPAKFKMKYWGAASYLQTGNDDHWVIDTDYDNYAVHYSCRLVDADGTCLDGYSFIFSRHSTGLRPEDQPVVLQKKTDLCLLGKYRRVAHTGFCESGTSLDPQ; this is encoded by the exons ATGCTTCGGTACGTTGTAGCCCTCTCTCTCCTGGCACTGTCCTGGGCACAGGACTGCCAGGTAGCCAACATCAACGTCATGCAGAATTTCGACAAAACTAGG TATGCAGGGACATGGTATGCTGTAGGGAAGAAGGATCCAGAAGGCCTGTTCTTGCTTGATAACGTCGTAGCCCAGATAAATATTGAAGAAGATGGCAAAATGACTGCCACCGCCCAAGGCAGAGTCATCATCCTCAA CAACTGGGAGATGTGTGCCCACATGTTTGCCACATTCGAGGAGACTGCTGACCCTGCAAAGTTTAAGATGAAGTATTGGGGAGCTGCATCCTACTTGCAGACAGGAA ATGATGACCACTGGGTTATTGACACTGACTATGACAACTACGCAGTCCACTACTCCTGCAGACTAGTGGACGCTGATGGCACTTGCCTAGATGGGTACTCCTTCATATTCTCTCGTCACTCAACTGGCCTAAGGCCAGAAGACCAGCCAGTTGTCCTCCAGaagaagacagacctctgtctGTTGGGTAAATACAGACGGGTTGCACACACCG GCTTCTGTGAGAGTGGCACATCTCTTGACCCACAGTGA